From Branchiostoma floridae strain S238N-H82 chromosome 5, Bfl_VNyyK, whole genome shotgun sequence:
TAGAGCTGGGTGAAACACTGGGAGTACCAGATACTGTACCCGACCCCCTCGGTCTCACAGCGGCCCAGCATCTGACTGAGTTCAGAATACGCCGTGGGAGCTCCCGAGCCGTTACACCGGAGCCCGATCACCAGCTTGGTCTTCCCAACCTCCAACATGACGCGATCCAGTTCCAAATTAAAGGCTGGGGCGTTGTCACGGTAAATCTGGGgggagatagatagatagatggggTGATGGCGAGTGTGCACATATGGTAAATCCGTCTTCCATTGCCTCAAAAGAAGGCAAAAACCACTCTTCagaccaagcagaggttgatggggaaaattgaGGCCCTTCTCTGATTCAAAAATGTCAGGTCCGGAAAATCCGGACCTAAACAAAATCATTGGACCAGATTGTgtaccgattagaaaatgaacagattatatcggcagtcGTTTACGTGTTTTGTGGCTTATCGgtccaagaaaacaacaaaagcgaAGTAAGGGAGTTCATTTgtcaagtttctacagttaaACTTGGTCTAGGTTAAATAGTCATTAGTGCTGTTTACAAGGGCATAAGGTTTTAAAACTGACGTAGAAATAGGATACTTTGTAGCTAAATGGATCATTGTTTTGGGTATTtcccattcaaaagttttcacagacaataaggtccaggttcaggtccggaactAGACCTGgtcttctggacctggaccgaacctgtacctgaatttgctgtaccgataccccccccccctaatatGTAACATAACTTTACCAACTAACCTGAGGGACGTATTCATGAAAGCCGATGTCCTCCTTTACCCAGGACACCCAGTCTACGTTGTAACCGTTGACGGACAGGCTGGTAGGGACGATCGGTGAGAACGACACCCTGCCCGACACCTGGCTGGTGGGATAACAGGATACAGGTATAAGTACCAATGCTAAACAAAGATCAACATCACAACTTATGCTATGTTTCTTGAAATTATGAAGCCACTTTTAGTGATGAATGACCCTCCCAACCATATCCTATGCTCTCTCGTATTGGTCACGGTAGGAGTCATTTCTTTTGTTCCACGATAAAGAAAAAGATTGCAATTTCATCCCAAGCTAGCAAATATTGCCCACATAACATCTCCGGGACACTCTGTATCGCTAAACGAAACACAATTGGACTCAGATTTCTTTGTGAGGACTAAAGGAGGCGGTTTACACCCTTGACCTTGAAAAGAGACGGGGGTCGACATAGGTTATCTCTTGCTTTCGAACCGCTACCGCAATCACGTATTTCTGACGTCACGTGCCAGACGTAGTGGCAAATGGAGTTCACTGGAAAATTTTCTGGGTAAGTTTCAACTCATGTCAGCGTTGGTATTGTAAAATGAAGTCCTTTGTTTAAAAAGATACGTCCGCTGTTTGCAACTTTCTCCAACCATTAACGTCACTTACCCGAGGATGCGCCTTGCTGCGTTTGTCATTGTTAACACCAGGTCTGTTCCAAGCTGCGAGGGTTGAGCAAAATGGTCGTCCAGCTGGACTCCAGCCAGCCCGGGGTAGTTGTCGAGCGCGTCCTGCATCATTCCGGCAAGGAAGTCCAGGACCTGGAGGGGTGTGGGGTGTGGTTGGGTTATTGATGAAACTACATATATAGATCgtcaactgaaaaaaaatggactcaTCTGAACTTTCGGCTGAATTGCCAAATTCTCAGCAGAGCTATCTGACCCATGACAGCTGTACAGATCTCTCTTGATACGAAACTTGACGCACGCATTTCATGATCAGCAATAGGCCAATAAACTGAAATATATAATGACAAGTCTGCCTCCGTCCCGGTTAATCAACGGTCGGTACATAATATTTTTTGGCAAGGATGTGCACGTATAAGAGAATTGATTATCAGGAAACCGCCCAAAGGATATGCTTCAGTACTGCGGGACAGTGTATCTCTGTGGGCATGCACGTGGGGCTTCTAAGCGCGGACACTTCACTTTCCAAATCGGgatttcgggaacgaaaagtgtgATATAAAGGACACCAAACTACACGAGATGTAAAGAGAAtaattgtgatcatcatgtatgtatatgtttgaactttgtcacatacatgtcttttttttcgtttccacgatcagcccggctgggccccggtttggaaatgtgagggGCATCAGTGTTGTAGGGGCCTCAACCAACATCCCGCGATGATTTACCTTCCAGGTGAAATGTGACTTTAGCCTAACGGGACATCACTGTCATTAGGGGCCTCGGCCAACACCCATGAACATTTGCCTTCTAGATAACCTTTATTTTTTTAGTAGAAGGAGAAGGGTGGAAAGCTAGTTTGGTCTCACCTCAGTGTTCCCTGCGTCCATCCACCAGTAGCCATTTGCCTCTCCCTTCATCCAGCCCCTGTTGTACGCGGCGGTGGAGAAGGCGGGGACAGTGGGACTGGAACTCCAGCTGGCCATGAGACCATACTCAAACCATGCCCAGACCTGTGGGTAAAGCATTTCACAAGCCAGTGGATTTAATATGATGACAAAGGTACTTTAAGCCTTCAAATGGTACCAAAGTATACAGCTTTTATGAATTGCATTGGAATTTATTTTACTTTGTACATGCAACATTAGCAGCGAGCAACACCCAGCCTCAGTGTGAAATAGAAAATGTCAGTATTGtgctgatgaaggtgacagacggtcactgttGAAAGGTTAACATCGGCTGGTTAAAAACCATTGACTGTGCACAACAAACTTTATCTAAcgcctagttcacctttatccgcggggtagcgTATATCCGTTGTATCGAAAAACGGGGTATTTAGAgatgtcaagtcgacggacgttggtttcaaatgaCAATAATTACAAATTATTGCTGTCTAAAACCACCATCTGCTGACTTTATATTCCTAAATGCCCCGACGTTAGATACAACGACTACAGGTTACCcacacgaataaaggtgaactagcgttacctctATCCCTGCCTTCTGCCCCTCCTCTACAGCCCATCTCAGCACGTCCTGTACAAACCCGCGGATCCCCAGCGACGAGAAGGTCTGGGAGTGGAAGTAGATCTGGCCTGGAAAGACATGATTTAGGTTTTATACACCAATAACCAATAACTACTTATTCTATCAAAAAAATGGAAGATCTCTATGATTTCTGTTAGTCTTTGTGCATTTCTTCTTCTATCAATTATTATGAATTTCTAGCTGATTCCAATCCATTTTTCCAACCTGATAGTATACGTCAGCAGACATGTGCATACATTAGACAATTTAGCTGGGAACTGAAGAC
This genomic window contains:
- the LOC118415119 gene encoding uncharacterized protein LOC118415119 isoform X2, yielding MMALTSFAVAFVLLGLALGDDRECVTSTAANGHHGHCVTVESCPYAYYVSGKCPSYGYDVKCCYSCHYGGCQTESSGSVPGTESGEGTENSTSLYADVRAAWLSRYDYPSTQAELAQWFAQLKAKGINRVYPNVWGNGQIYFHSQTFSSLGIRGFVQDVLRWAVEEGQKAGIEVWAWFEYGLMASWSSSPTVPAFSTAAYNRGWMKGEANGYWWMDAGNTEVLDFLAGMMQDALDNYPGLAGVQLDDHFAQPSQLGTDLVLTMTNAARRILGQVSGRVSFSPIVPTSLSVNGYNVDWVSWVKEDIGFHEYVPQIYRDNAPAFNLELDRVMLEVGKTKLVIGLRCNGSGAPTAYSELSQMLGRCETEGVGYSIWYSQCFTQLYTDLMLG
- the LOC118415119 gene encoding uncharacterized protein LOC118415119 isoform X3; the encoded protein is MMALTSFAVAFVLLGLALGDDRECVTSTAANGHHGHCVTVESCPYAYYVSGKCPSYGYDVKCCYSCHYGGCQTESSGQIYFHSQTFSSLGIRGFVQDVLRWAVEEGQKAGIEVWAWFEYGLMASWSSSPTVPAFSTAAYNRGWMKGEANGYWWMDAGNTEVLDFLAGMMQDALDNYPGLAGVQLDDHFAQPSQLGTDLVLTMTNAARRILGQVSGRVSFSPIVPTSLSVNGYNVDWVSWVKEDIGFHEYVPQIYRDNAPAFNLELDRVMLEVGKTKLVIGLRCNGSGAPTAYSELSQMLGRCETEGVGYSIWYSQCFTQLYTDLMLG
- the LOC118415119 gene encoding uncharacterized protein LOC118415119 isoform X1 encodes the protein MMALTSFAVAFVLLGLALGDDRECVTSTAANGHHGHCVTVESCPYAYYVSGKCPSYGYDVKCCYSCHYGGCQTESSAGSVPGTESGEGTENSTSLYADVRAAWLSRYDYPSTQAELAQWFAQLKAKGINRVYPNVWGNGQIYFHSQTFSSLGIRGFVQDVLRWAVEEGQKAGIEVWAWFEYGLMASWSSSPTVPAFSTAAYNRGWMKGEANGYWWMDAGNTEVLDFLAGMMQDALDNYPGLAGVQLDDHFAQPSQLGTDLVLTMTNAARRILGQVSGRVSFSPIVPTSLSVNGYNVDWVSWVKEDIGFHEYVPQIYRDNAPAFNLELDRVMLEVGKTKLVIGLRCNGSGAPTAYSELSQMLGRCETEGVGYSIWYSQCFTQLYTDLMLG